The Undibacterium cyanobacteriorum genomic sequence TCACAATGCTATTGAGCGATTTCACTCCTTTTTCATTTATTACTTATGCGTACTATCGCACTCCGTCGCGCCATCCACGCATTGAGCTTCTTAAGTCTCCTTAGTTGCTGGCAGCATTGCTTTGCCAACGACCGACCGCTCTTACGTGGTCTGACTAGTGAAGACGCCTACCCCTACAATTTTCAGATGCGACAGAAAATTGATGGTCTCGTTTTTGAAATCGCCAAGTTACTGACGAGCCGCAGTGGATATGAGCTCAAAGTCGAGGCACAACCTTGGACGCGCGCGCTGCAAACAGCCAAAGACAATCCAAACGTGCTCGTATTCAGCTTAGCCCGCAATCCTGAGCGCGAGCAACACTACCATTGGATAGGCCCGGTGACCACTAGTGAAGTTTGGCTATTCAAACTTAAATCACGAACCGATCTTCAGATCACAAAATTGGAAGAGGTTAAGTCCTACACCATCGGTGATGTCGCGAGCAGCTCGACGATCGCTTTACTGCAGAAACACGGAGCGAAGATCGATCCAGCTCCGAGCAATCTATCCAACTGTCGAAAATTTAAGGCAGGTCGAGTCGATCTCATTCCTTTCGATCCAAACGGCATCAAGATCTTTTTGCATACCTGCGGCCTCAAACCTGAAGATGTTGAGCAAAGTCTACATTTACCACGTGATACAGCGCTGTATATCGCCCTTGGAAAACGTAGCGATGCTGAACTGGTGCAGCAACTACAGCAGCAATTTCAAAATATAATCAAAGACAAAAGTCTGCAACGACTCCATGAGCAATGGAAGATACCCTACAAAAATCCCTAAGGTTTTTGTGTGCGGTGAAACCGATTACCACTCCTTCATTTGCGCAAAACTGAGATCAAATTTGGCCAAATACTTTCGCAGGCGATCGGCGTCGTTGGACATTCTCTTATCACGTCGACTTTTTTCATAAAGTCGACGACCAGCTTCTGAAAGTGTGCTTGAACTACGGCAAACTTTGACGACATATTCCAACTGAACCACATCGAATGGGTCGAACTCTTGCTGAATCTCTTGCCATTTTGGATGCAGCCATGCGTGTTCGTCGGCCCAATGAACCTGATTGCTCGGTCCTAACTGCGCTTGCCTCTGGCGCAGCCTCGACAATTCACGTTCGACGTTCTCTGTATCGATTCTTCCGCCATCCGCCAAGGTCGCCATGCGCAACAAACTAGCGGACAGATCACGAAAATTACCTGCCCACGTTGTCGCATCATCCATCGCATACTGCACATAGGCCTTCTTCGCATCCGAATTGAATCGCACTTTCTTGCCGAGTTGTCCAACAATTCGCTCCAGCTCGAAATCTAAATTCGGTTCGATATCCTCACGTCGATCTTTCAAGCCTGGGAGTTGATACAACCAGGTATTGATACGCGCAAATAAGTCTTCACGAAACCGCCCGGCGCGCACATCGTCGGCGAGATCGCGATGGGTTCCCGCAATCAACTGAAAATCGCTCGCCACCTCTTTGTCACCGCCCATAGGGAAGAAGCGTTTTTCCTCAATCGCTTTCAACAACATCGCTTGCTCAT encodes the following:
- a CDS encoding substrate-binding periplasmic protein, with amino-acid sequence MRTIALRRAIHALSFLSLLSCWQHCFANDRPLLRGLTSEDAYPYNFQMRQKIDGLVFEIAKLLTSRSGYELKVEAQPWTRALQTAKDNPNVLVFSLARNPEREQHYHWIGPVTTSEVWLFKLKSRTDLQITKLEEVKSYTIGDVASSSTIALLQKHGAKIDPAPSNLSNCRKFKAGRVDLIPFDPNGIKIFLHTCGLKPEDVEQSLHLPRDTALYIALGKRSDAELVQQLQQQFQNIIKDKSLQRLHEQWKIPYKNP